In Acinonyx jubatus isolate Ajub_Pintada_27869175 chromosome B3, VMU_Ajub_asm_v1.0, whole genome shotgun sequence, a genomic segment contains:
- the ISLR2 gene encoding immunoglobulin superfamily containing leucine-rich repeat protein 2 isoform X2: protein MWKAPLGNRLGAKTSVWRRGCSPRAARRESAAGSAMVRLRALWLAWALLGGAAACPEPCACVDKYAHQFADCAYKELREVPEGLPANVTTLSLSANKITVLRRGAFADVTQVTSLWLAHNEVRTVEPGALAVLSQLKNLDLSHNLISSFPWSDLRNLSALQLLKMNHNRLGSLPRDALGALPDLRSLRINNNRLRTLAPGTFDALSALSHLQLYHNPFHCGCSLVWLQAWAASTRVSLPEPDSIACASPPALQGVPVHRLPALSCAPPSVRLSAEPPPAAPDSPWPAGLALLLHCFAEGHPTPRLQWQLQIPGGTVVLEPPVQSGEDYADGVEDEEEEGDGDGPAQTEAPIPTPAPAWPAPPANPRFLALTNGSLLVPLLSAKEAGVYTCRAYNELGANSTSLRVAVAASGPPKHAPGSGGDSDGQAPTSERKSTAKGRGNSVLPSKPEGKIKGPGLVRVSLLGETEAGPEEEEEEEAGEGEEAEDQVSADPVEEQRCGHGDPSRYVSNHAFNQSAELKQHVFELGVIALDVAEREARVQLTPLAARWGSGPSGAGGAGRPGRRPLRLLYLCPAGGGAAVQWSRVEEGVNAYWFRGLRPGTNYSVCLALAGEACHVQVVFATKKELPSLLVIVAVSVFLLVLATVPLLGAACCHLLAKHPGKPYRLILRPQAPDPMEKRIAADFDPRASYLESEKSYPAGGEADVVEPEETPGEGLDEDAEQGDPGGDLQREESLAACSLVESQSKANQEEFEAGSEYSDRLPLGAEAVNIAQEINGNYRQTAG, encoded by the exons ATGTGGAAAGCGCCCTTGGGCAATCGTCTGGGCGCCAAGACATCAGTCTGGAGAAGGGGTTGCAGCCCGAGGGCAGCGCGCAGAGAGTCAGCAGCGG GATCCGCGATGGTGCGCCTGCGGGCTCTGTGGCTGGCCTGGGCTCTGCTAGGAGGGGCCGCAGCTTGCCCAGAGCCGTGCGCCTGCGTGGACAAGTATGCACACCAGTTCGCCGACTGCGCCTACAAGGAGCTGCGCGAGGTGCCAGAAGGACTGCCGGCCAACGTGACCACGCTTAGTCTGTCGGCCAACAAGATCACCGTGCTGCGGCGTGGGGCCTTCGCCGACGTCACGCAGGTCACGTCGCTGTGGCTGGCGCACAATGAGGTGCGCACGGTGGAGCCGGGCGCGCTGGCGGTGCTGAGCCAGCTCAAGAACCTCGACCTAAGCCACAACCTCATATCCAGCTTCCCGTGGAGCGACCTCCGTAACCTGAGCGCGCTGCAGCTGCTCAAAATGAACCACAACCGCTTGGGCTCGCTGCCCCGGGACGCACTGGGTGCGCTGCCCGACCTGCGCTCCCTGCGCATCAACAACAACCGCCTTCGTACACTGGCCCCTGGCACCTTCGACGCGCTAAGCGCGCTGTCACATCTGCAACTCTATCACAACCCCTTCCACTGCGGTTGCAGCCTTGTGTGGCTGCAGGCCTGGGCCGCAAGCACCAGGGTTTCGTTACCCGAGCCCGACTCCATTGCGTGCGCCTCGCCTCCCGCGCTGCAGGGGGTGCCGGTGCACCGCCTACCCGCCCTGTCCTGTGCACCACCCAGCGTGCGTCTAAGTGCTGAACCACCGCCTGCGGCACCGGACAGCCCCTGGCCCGCGGGCCTAGCGCTCCTGCTACACTGCTTCGCGGAAGGACATCCCACGCCCCGCCTGCAATGGCAACTTCAGATCCCGGGTGGCACCGTGGTCTTAGAGCCTCCGGTCCAGAGCGGGGAGGACTATGCGGATGGGGTGGAagacgaggaggaggaaggagatggggaCGGGCCAGCGCAGACGGAGGCCCCAATCCCGACTCCAGCACCCGCTTGGCCCGCACCCCCAGCCAACCCACGCTTCCTGGCCCTCACAAACGGTTCCCTATTGGTTCCGCTCCTGAGTGCCAAGGAAGCAGGTGTCTACACCTGCCGTGCCTACAACGAGCTGGGTGCCAACTCCACGTCACTACGCGTGGCAGTGGCGGCTTCTGGGCCCCCAAAACACGCTCCTGGCTCTGGGGGAGACTCTGATGGGCAGGCCCCTACTTCTGAGCGCAAGTCCACAGCCAAAGGCCGGGGCAACAGCGTCCTACCCTCCAAACCCGAGGGTAAAATCAAAGGCCCAGGCCTGGTCCGGGTTAGCCTCCTGGGCGAGACGGAGGCGgggccggaggaggaggaggaggaggaggcaggtgagggagaggaggcagaagacCAGGTCTCTGCAGATCCGGTGGAGGAGCAACGCTGTGGCCACGGGGACCCCTCGCGGTACGTGTCCAACCACGCATTCAATCAGAGCGCAGAGCTCAAGCAGCACGTCTTTGAGCTGGGCGTCATCGCGCTGGACGTGGCGGAGCGTGAGGCTCGGGTGCAGCTGACGCCGCTGGCGGCGCGCTGGGGGTCTGGGCCCAGCGGGGCTGGGGGAGCCGGGCGGCCGGGGCGGCGGCCGCTGCGCCTGCTCTACTTGTGCCCAGCGGGGGGCGGCGCAGCTGTACAGTGGTCGCGAGTGGAGGAGGGCGTCAACGCCTATTGGTTCCGCGGCCTTCGGCCTGGCACCAACTACTCAGTGTGCCTGGCGCTGGCAGGCGAGGCCTGCCACGTGCAAGTGGTGTTTGCCACCAAGAAGGAGTTGCCCTCGCTGCTGGTTATCGTGGCGGTGAGCGTGTTCCTCCTGGTGCTGGCCACCGTGCCCCTGCTGGGAGCCGCCTGCTGCCATCTGCTGGCCAAACACCCGGGTAAGCCCTATCGTCTTATACTGCGGCCCCAGGCCCCTGACCCCATGGAGAAACGCATAGCCGCAGACTTTGACCCCCGTGCGTCCTACCTCGAGTCCGAGAAAAGCTACCCGGCAGGCGGTGAGGCAGACGTCGTGGAGCCCGAGGAGACTCCCGGGGAGGGCCTTGATGAAGATGCGGAGCAGGGGGACCCAGGTGGGGACCTGCAGAGGGAGGAGAGCCTGGCGGCCTGCTCGCTGGTGGAGTCCCAGTCCAAGGCCAACCAAGAGGAGTTCGAGGCGGGCTCTGAATACAGTGATCGGCTGCCCCTGGGCGCCGAGGCGGTCAACATCGCCCAGGAGATTAATGGCAACTACAGGCAGACGGCAGGCTGA
- the ISLR2 gene encoding immunoglobulin superfamily containing leucine-rich repeat protein 2 isoform X1 codes for MRSPEYSVSMSLCFCARKCVVNPVKVCGWMAVPQRVFVLLCAVWVCARECCAWDKELEEGRQVMDKNTFSVYPPHGVKRRLRNTRGQGRAQSRQTGSAMVRLRALWLAWALLGGAAACPEPCACVDKYAHQFADCAYKELREVPEGLPANVTTLSLSANKITVLRRGAFADVTQVTSLWLAHNEVRTVEPGALAVLSQLKNLDLSHNLISSFPWSDLRNLSALQLLKMNHNRLGSLPRDALGALPDLRSLRINNNRLRTLAPGTFDALSALSHLQLYHNPFHCGCSLVWLQAWAASTRVSLPEPDSIACASPPALQGVPVHRLPALSCAPPSVRLSAEPPPAAPDSPWPAGLALLLHCFAEGHPTPRLQWQLQIPGGTVVLEPPVQSGEDYADGVEDEEEEGDGDGPAQTEAPIPTPAPAWPAPPANPRFLALTNGSLLVPLLSAKEAGVYTCRAYNELGANSTSLRVAVAASGPPKHAPGSGGDSDGQAPTSERKSTAKGRGNSVLPSKPEGKIKGPGLVRVSLLGETEAGPEEEEEEEAGEGEEAEDQVSADPVEEQRCGHGDPSRYVSNHAFNQSAELKQHVFELGVIALDVAEREARVQLTPLAARWGSGPSGAGGAGRPGRRPLRLLYLCPAGGGAAVQWSRVEEGVNAYWFRGLRPGTNYSVCLALAGEACHVQVVFATKKELPSLLVIVAVSVFLLVLATVPLLGAACCHLLAKHPGKPYRLILRPQAPDPMEKRIAADFDPRASYLESEKSYPAGGEADVVEPEETPGEGLDEDAEQGDPGGDLQREESLAACSLVESQSKANQEEFEAGSEYSDRLPLGAEAVNIAQEINGNYRQTAG; via the exons ATGAGGTCTCCAGAGTATAGTGTGTCCatgtctttgtgtttttgtgCTAGGAAATGTGTTGTGAACCCTGTAAAAGTTTGCGGTTGGATGGCGGTGCCCCAGCGTGTGTTTGTATTGCTGTGTGCTGTCTGGGTGTGTGCGCGAGAGTGCTGTGCGTGGGACAAAGAGTTGGAGGAAGGACGACAGGTCATGGACAAAAATACCTTCTCTGTGTATCCTCCTCACGGGGTTAAACGAAGGCTCAGAAACACACGGGGCCAGGGTAGAGCCCAGAGCAGACAGACAG GATCCGCGATGGTGCGCCTGCGGGCTCTGTGGCTGGCCTGGGCTCTGCTAGGAGGGGCCGCAGCTTGCCCAGAGCCGTGCGCCTGCGTGGACAAGTATGCACACCAGTTCGCCGACTGCGCCTACAAGGAGCTGCGCGAGGTGCCAGAAGGACTGCCGGCCAACGTGACCACGCTTAGTCTGTCGGCCAACAAGATCACCGTGCTGCGGCGTGGGGCCTTCGCCGACGTCACGCAGGTCACGTCGCTGTGGCTGGCGCACAATGAGGTGCGCACGGTGGAGCCGGGCGCGCTGGCGGTGCTGAGCCAGCTCAAGAACCTCGACCTAAGCCACAACCTCATATCCAGCTTCCCGTGGAGCGACCTCCGTAACCTGAGCGCGCTGCAGCTGCTCAAAATGAACCACAACCGCTTGGGCTCGCTGCCCCGGGACGCACTGGGTGCGCTGCCCGACCTGCGCTCCCTGCGCATCAACAACAACCGCCTTCGTACACTGGCCCCTGGCACCTTCGACGCGCTAAGCGCGCTGTCACATCTGCAACTCTATCACAACCCCTTCCACTGCGGTTGCAGCCTTGTGTGGCTGCAGGCCTGGGCCGCAAGCACCAGGGTTTCGTTACCCGAGCCCGACTCCATTGCGTGCGCCTCGCCTCCCGCGCTGCAGGGGGTGCCGGTGCACCGCCTACCCGCCCTGTCCTGTGCACCACCCAGCGTGCGTCTAAGTGCTGAACCACCGCCTGCGGCACCGGACAGCCCCTGGCCCGCGGGCCTAGCGCTCCTGCTACACTGCTTCGCGGAAGGACATCCCACGCCCCGCCTGCAATGGCAACTTCAGATCCCGGGTGGCACCGTGGTCTTAGAGCCTCCGGTCCAGAGCGGGGAGGACTATGCGGATGGGGTGGAagacgaggaggaggaaggagatggggaCGGGCCAGCGCAGACGGAGGCCCCAATCCCGACTCCAGCACCCGCTTGGCCCGCACCCCCAGCCAACCCACGCTTCCTGGCCCTCACAAACGGTTCCCTATTGGTTCCGCTCCTGAGTGCCAAGGAAGCAGGTGTCTACACCTGCCGTGCCTACAACGAGCTGGGTGCCAACTCCACGTCACTACGCGTGGCAGTGGCGGCTTCTGGGCCCCCAAAACACGCTCCTGGCTCTGGGGGAGACTCTGATGGGCAGGCCCCTACTTCTGAGCGCAAGTCCACAGCCAAAGGCCGGGGCAACAGCGTCCTACCCTCCAAACCCGAGGGTAAAATCAAAGGCCCAGGCCTGGTCCGGGTTAGCCTCCTGGGCGAGACGGAGGCGgggccggaggaggaggaggaggaggaggcaggtgagggagaggaggcagaagacCAGGTCTCTGCAGATCCGGTGGAGGAGCAACGCTGTGGCCACGGGGACCCCTCGCGGTACGTGTCCAACCACGCATTCAATCAGAGCGCAGAGCTCAAGCAGCACGTCTTTGAGCTGGGCGTCATCGCGCTGGACGTGGCGGAGCGTGAGGCTCGGGTGCAGCTGACGCCGCTGGCGGCGCGCTGGGGGTCTGGGCCCAGCGGGGCTGGGGGAGCCGGGCGGCCGGGGCGGCGGCCGCTGCGCCTGCTCTACTTGTGCCCAGCGGGGGGCGGCGCAGCTGTACAGTGGTCGCGAGTGGAGGAGGGCGTCAACGCCTATTGGTTCCGCGGCCTTCGGCCTGGCACCAACTACTCAGTGTGCCTGGCGCTGGCAGGCGAGGCCTGCCACGTGCAAGTGGTGTTTGCCACCAAGAAGGAGTTGCCCTCGCTGCTGGTTATCGTGGCGGTGAGCGTGTTCCTCCTGGTGCTGGCCACCGTGCCCCTGCTGGGAGCCGCCTGCTGCCATCTGCTGGCCAAACACCCGGGTAAGCCCTATCGTCTTATACTGCGGCCCCAGGCCCCTGACCCCATGGAGAAACGCATAGCCGCAGACTTTGACCCCCGTGCGTCCTACCTCGAGTCCGAGAAAAGCTACCCGGCAGGCGGTGAGGCAGACGTCGTGGAGCCCGAGGAGACTCCCGGGGAGGGCCTTGATGAAGATGCGGAGCAGGGGGACCCAGGTGGGGACCTGCAGAGGGAGGAGAGCCTGGCGGCCTGCTCGCTGGTGGAGTCCCAGTCCAAGGCCAACCAAGAGGAGTTCGAGGCGGGCTCTGAATACAGTGATCGGCTGCCCCTGGGCGCCGAGGCGGTCAACATCGCCCAGGAGATTAATGGCAACTACAGGCAGACGGCAGGCTGA